TTTCCTGCTGGCAGTGCTGAGGTGATGTTGCGCAGGGTGTGATTCCCGCACAATCTGCCCGAAAATCAGCGGGCACAGACGGCAGGGATGCAGCAAAAAAAGTCTTGGTGGTTCTTTCCCTTGACAGGCGAATCGAACATCCCTATCCATTTAGAAAATGAATTTCATTTTTAAATAAGACGCAACGAAGGAGAATGTCATGAGTAAGGTACTGATTGTTTTTGGTTCCAGCACTGGCAATACGGAAAGCATCGCCCAGAAGCTTGAAGAACTGATTGCTGCTGGCGGGCACGAAGTCAAGCTGCTTAACGCGGCGGACGCCTCGGCAGAAAATCTGGCTGACGGCTACGATGCCGTGCTGTTTGGCTGCTCGGCCTGGGGCATGGAAGATCTGGAAATGCAGGACGACTTTTTGTCCCTGTTTGAGGAATTTGACCGCATCGGGTTGGCCGGCCGCAAGGTAGCCGCATTTGCTTCCGGAGATCAGGAATACGAACATTTTTGCGGCGCGGTGCCTGCCATTGAAGAGCGCGCCAAGGAACTGGGCGCGACCATCATTGCAGACGGGCTCAAGATGGAAGGCGATGCCTCCAACGACCCCGAAGCCGTGGCCTCGTTCGCCGAGGATGTGCTCAAGCAACTGTAAAAGTTTGCTGCGCACGGCGTTAAGCCTTTCGGCTGCGTCATATGGGCCCGCTGTGTTTCAGGTCAGTGTCATGTCTGCCCTGAAGCCAGAGGGCTTATTTCTTTGCGTTCATCGTGCAGCCTTCTCCGTTTTTCGTGCTCAGGCTGTACCGATGCGCAGACAAAACATTGCGCCTCTTGCCAAACCCTTACGTCGAGTGCAGAATTATTGTTCGCAAGAGCGAAACGTAGAGGACAAGCGAGGAGTTCATGGCAATTCTGGTTTGCGGCGGTGCCGGATATATCGGTTCTCACAATGTGCGCGCCCTTTTGGAGCGCGGCGAAACGCCTGTGGTGCTCGACAATTTTCTTACGGGGCATCGTGGTTCCGTTCCGCAGGATGTGCGTCTTTATTCCGGCGACATGCGTGATCCGGCATTGCTTGATGCCGTATTTTCAGAGCAGCCCATTGAGGCCGTGCTGCACTTTGCCGCCTGCTCCCTGGTGGGCGAGAGCATGGAGCAGCCTCTCAAATATTTTCAGAACAACATACATGGCATGATGGTGCTGCTTGAAGCCATGGCGCGCCACGGGGTGGACAAGATCGTGTTCTCGTCCACGGCTTCGGTCTATGGCGAACCTGATGTCGTTCCCATTCCTGAACACGCGCCTCTGCGTCCCACCAATCCCTATGGCGAAAGCAAGCTCGCCATGGAGCGCATGATGCACTGGGTGGGCAGGGCGCACGGCATACGCTCTGTTATTCTGCGCTATTTCAACGTGGCTGGCGCATGGCCTCAGGGCCTTATTGGCGAGGATCACAGGCCGGAAAGTCACCTTATCCCCATCATCCTTCAGGTGCCGCTGGGCAAAAGACCCCATGTCACCATTTTTGGCGATGATTATCCCACGCCGGACGGCACCTGCATTCGCGATTATCTGGATGTGATGGAGCTGGTTGACGCGCACCTGCGCGCCGTGGATTACCTGCGTAGCGGCGGCGGCAGCGAAGTGTGCAACCTGGGCAACGGCACGGGATTTTCTGTGCGGCAGATGGTGGAAGCTGCGCGCCGTGTGACCGGGCGCGATATTGACGTCAGCATCGGCGCTCGCCGCCCCGGCGATCCGGCGCGGCTGGTGGCCTCCGCCCAGCGCGCTGCCGAGGTGCTGGGCTGGACAGCCCGCGCTGATATAGACAGCATCATAGCCTCGGCCTGGAGCTGGCATTCGCGCAATCCAGAAGGTTTTGCCGAATAACACTCCGGGTTGCGCTGCAACTGTCTTGCGCCTGTCTGCTCTGTGGATGGGCGCTTTTTTGTACGGTGTGCCGGAAGGGCAGACCGTACATCCCCCTCGACATGATCGCCCTCGTGCTTATGTAAAACGTATGCGCTGCCTGCGCCGGGAGGAACCCATGCCCAGATCCGGACGAACGAGTTATCTCCTTATTTGTACATTCATGCTGTTGGCTCTGCTGCCGGGTCTGCCGCTGGCGGTCTTTGGAGCTTCGCCCTCAGCTTCGGAGGTTTCGATGCAAAACACGTATCCCATGCCGCCGCTTTCAGGCCTGGAGGCGGACGTACTGTTGCGCA
Above is a window of uncultured Desulfovibrio sp. DNA encoding:
- a CDS encoding flavodoxin; translated protein: MSKVLIVFGSSTGNTESIAQKLEELIAAGGHEVKLLNAADASAENLADGYDAVLFGCSAWGMEDLEMQDDFLSLFEEFDRIGLAGRKVAAFASGDQEYEHFCGAVPAIEERAKELGATIIADGLKMEGDASNDPEAVASFAEDVLKQL
- the galE gene encoding UDP-glucose 4-epimerase GalE produces the protein MAILVCGGAGYIGSHNVRALLERGETPVVLDNFLTGHRGSVPQDVRLYSGDMRDPALLDAVFSEQPIEAVLHFAACSLVGESMEQPLKYFQNNIHGMMVLLEAMARHGVDKIVFSSTASVYGEPDVVPIPEHAPLRPTNPYGESKLAMERMMHWVGRAHGIRSVILRYFNVAGAWPQGLIGEDHRPESHLIPIILQVPLGKRPHVTIFGDDYPTPDGTCIRDYLDVMELVDAHLRAVDYLRSGGGSEVCNLGNGTGFSVRQMVEAARRVTGRDIDVSIGARRPGDPARLVASAQRAAEVLGWTARADIDSIIASAWSWHSRNPEGFAE